Proteins found in one Primulina eburnea isolate SZY01 chromosome 16, ASM2296580v1, whole genome shotgun sequence genomic segment:
- the LOC140816750 gene encoding probable ADP-ribosylation factor GTPase-activating protein AGD8 produces MAFDNYDDKNQIFRKLKAKSDNKTCFDCKAKNSTWASVPFGIFLCIDCSAVHRSLGVHISFVRSTNLDSWTPDQLKLMCFGGNNRAQVFFNQHGWTDGGKVEAKYTSKAAELYRQLLAKELAKSTAEEAGLPTSPIASQSSRPSDKFSYLNNDINKVPKGITVDNSTKDNSTLKNGTSDVYTSPRASQTVSMVTIKKPLGAKRPGKAGGLGARKLTTKPSDSLYEQKPEEPPVLISSAASSNSNTPIVGSSFASRFEFTDSDQLTDIGSGGARVINHVTPPKSSNFFAEYGMESGLPKKGTTNSSKVQVEETDEARKKFSNAKSISSAQFFGVQNKDKDLESSISLQKFSGSSSISSADFFGHDTSDSLDLTASDLINRLSFQAQQDISSLKSIAGETGKKISTLASTLLTDFQDRVL; encoded by the exons ATGGCTTTTGACAACTACGACGACAAGAACCAAATTTTTCGCAAACTCAAGGCGAAGTCCGATAATAAG ACGTGTTTCGATTGCAAAGCGAAGAATTCGACTTGGGCATCGGTCCCGTTTGGGATCTTCCTTTGTATTGATTGCTCGGCGGTTCATCGAAGCCTGGGTGTGCACATCAGCTTCGTTAG ATCAACAAATTTGGATTCTTGGACTCCTGACCAGTTGAAGTTGATGTGCTTTGGCGGAAATAATCGCGCTCAAGTTTTCTTCAATCAGCACGGATGGACTGATGGAGGGAAGGTAGAGGCCAAATATACCTCAAAGGCTGCCGAATTATATCGGCAATTACTTGCAAAAGAACTTGCTAAAAGCACTGCTGAGGAGGCTGGTTTACCTACATCACCCATAGCTTCTCAGTCATCAAGGCCTTCtgataaattttcatatttgaaCAATGACATAAATAAAGTCCCAAAAGGAATCACTGTAGACAATTCTACAAAGGATAATTCTACACTAAAAAATGGTACTTCGGATGTTTATACCTCTCCAAGAGCCTCTCAAACTGTTTCTATGGTGACAATTAAGAAGCCTCTTGGTGCAAAAAGACCTGGAAAGGCAGGGGGTCTAGGTGCGCGAAAGCTTACTACCAAG CCCAGTGATAGCCTTTATGAGCAGAAGCCAGAAGAACCACCTGTGCTCATTTCTTCTGCTGCTTCATCAAATAGTAACACCCCCATAGTTGGATCATCATTTGCATCTCGGTTTGAGTTTACAGACAGTGACCAGCTTACAGACATTGGTTCTGGAGGTGCTCGAGTTATTAATCATGTAACTCCACCAAAATCCTCCAACTTTTTTGCTGAATATGGGATGGAAAGTGGCCTTCCTAAGAAGGGTACCACAAACTCATCAAAAGTTCAG GTTGAGGAAACGGACGAAGCACGGAAGAAGTTTTCCAATGCAAAATctatatcatcagctcagttTTTCGGTGTTCAAAACAAAGACAAAGATCTGGAATCTTCAATTTCGCTGCAGAAGTTCTCT GGTTCATCATCAATCTCTAGTGCTGATTTCTTTGGTCACGATACAAGTGATTCTTTGGATCTTACTGCATCTGATCTTATCAACCGGCTATCTTTCCAG GCACAACAAGATATTTCCTCTCTAAAGAGCATTGCAGGAGAAACCGGTAAGAAAATCAGCACCTTGGCATCCACATTATTGACAGATTTTCAAGACCGGGTTTTGTAA
- the LOC140817511 gene encoding transcription factor MYC2-like: protein MSLWANTNTSATSAAVGVGGDISAMDGIMSSTSGLSSFWPATYAPPPPNPLLSMDQSKPTSVTQFFNQETLQQRLLALIEGSHESWTYAIFWQSSVVEYGGSSVLGWGDGYYKNEGNKMKRKTASSPLEQEHRKRVLRELNSLVSGSQDLADNTVDEEVTDTEWFFLISMTQCFVDGSGLPGQAFYSSNPVWVIGAERLAVSNCERARQAQSFGLQTIVCIPLATGVVELGSSELIFQSSDLMNKVRFLFNFNGGEMFSGSGSGSWALAENDPSALWLIDPTSSAVDIKDSFNDNTSKQIGFAHEKPSSSTVTENPQQQTQGFLAKELNFSESGFNGSRNMTNGEILSFGESAKKSICSRNENLFGVQEDNNKTSSKNKNKSPASRGSNEEGVLSFTSGAILHSSGVVKIENGGGVESEHSDLDVSLVKEADSCKTVDLEKKPRKRGRKPANGREEPLNHVEAERQRREKLNQKFYALRAVVPNVSKMDKASLLGDAISYINDLKSMLQGVESEKDDLRSQLESVKRELAAKGSATPTPKHEPKISNNGVNTTIDMDVEVKIIGWDAMIRIQGSKKNHPTARLMMALKELDLDVHHASVSVVKDLMIQQATVRMEGPFYTQDQLKKALIAKIAAS from the coding sequence ATGAGTCTTTGGGCTAATACTAATACATCCGCAACTTCTGCAGCGGTGGGAGTTGGCGGTGATATCTCGGCGATGGATGGGATCATGTCTTCGACTTCTGGTTTGTCTTCCTTTTGGCCTGCTACCTATGCacctcctcctccaaatcctctCCTGTCTATGGACCAATCCAAACCCACGTCCGTCACGCAGTTTTTCAACCAGGAAACGCTGCAGCAGCGTCTCCTGGCCTTGATTGAAGGCTCCCACGAGAGCTGGACTTATGCCATATTCTGGCAGTCTTCCGTTGTTGAATATGGTGGCTCATCTGTTTTGGGTTGGGGGGACGGGTATTACAAGAACGAAGGGAACAAGATGAAGCGCAAAACGGCGTCGTCACCTTTGGAGCAGGAGCACCGGAAGAGGGTTCTCAGGGAGCTGAATTCTCTGGTTTCAGGATCTCAGGATTTGGCAGATAACACCGTGGATGAAGAGGTTACTGATACTGAATGGTTTTTCCTGATTTCTATGACTCAATGCTTTGTCGACGGGTCCGGGCTTCCGGGCCAAGCTTTTTACAGCTCGAACCCGGTCTGGGTGATTGGCGCGGAGAGGCTTGCCGTTTCTAACTGTGAGCGGGCCCGACAGGCACAGAGCTTCGGGCTTCAAACCATCGTTTGCATTCCATTGGCAACGGGCGTTGTTGAGCTTGGCTCCAGTGAACTGATTTTTCAGAGTTCAGATCTCATGAACAAGGTCAGATTTTTGTTCAATTTCAATGGAGGGGAAATGTTTTCGGGCTCAGGATCTGGCTCTTGGGCCTTGGCCGAGAATGATCCATCAGCCCTTTGGTTGATCGACCCTACTTCGTCTGCGGTGGATATAAAGGATTCGTTCAATGATAATACTAGCAAGCAAATTGGTTTTGCTCATGAAAAACCAAGTTCCAGTACCGTAACTGAAAATCCACAGCAACAAACACAGGGGTTTCTTGCTAAAGAATTGAACTTTTCGGAATCCGGGTTTAATGGAAGTAGAAACATGACGAATGGGGAGATACTCAGTTTTGGGGAGAGTGCTAAGAAGAGCATTTGTAGTAGGAATGAGAATTTGTTTGGAGTTCAAGAAGACAACAATAAAACCAGTAGTAAAAACAAGAATAAGTCCCCAGCTTCGAGGGGTAGTAATGAGGAAGGTGTGCTTTCATTTACTTCCGGTGCAATTTTGCACTCATCTGGTGTGGTGAAGATTGAAAATGGTGGTGGGGTTGAGTCAGAACATTCTGATCTCGACGTATCCTTGGTCAAGGAGGCTGATAGTTGTAAAACTGTTGATCTCGAGAAAAAGCCGAGAAAACGGGGAAGGAAGCCTGCAAATGGCCGGGAAGAGCCTTTGAATCACGTGGAAGCGGAGAGGCAGAGGAGGGAGAAATTGAATCAAAAGTTCTATGCCCTCAGAGCTGTAGTACCGAACGTTTCAAAAATGGACAAGGCTTCACTTCTCGGCGATGCTATTTCTTATATCAATGACTTGAAGTCGATGCTTCAAGGTGTTGAGTCAGAAAAGGATGATTTGAGGAGTCAACTTGAGTCGGTGAAAAGGGAATTAGCCGCTAAAGGATCGGCTACTCCTACACCAAAACATGAACCGAAGATTTCGAACAATGGGGTGAACACAACCATCGACATGGATGTAGAAGTTAAGATAATTGGTTGGGATGCGATGATACGCATTCAAGGTAGTAAAAAGAATCATCCGACAGCAAGATTGATGATGGCGCTTAAAGAGTTAGACCTAGATGTTCATCATGCTAGTGTCTCCGTGGTAAAAGATTTAATGATTCAACAAGCAACGGTGAGGATGGAAGGTCCCTTTTACACGCAAGATCAGCTCAAGAAAGCTTTGATAGCTAAAATCGCTGCAAGTTGA
- the LOC140817304 gene encoding uncharacterized protein, whose translation MACHVAEEEAWKCPKHPSKSRSNGVCPSCLRDRLGSLCPVCANVRPCGCVSNTTSSSSSSSSSSFSFFNNGVDLSNASNFSEAEPSFRRSRSVAIPFLRSDSRRISTPWFLRKISTKKSYELDHAGSDYENIDRNNRIRYLKVVTRSRSVSSGTSKAVIAPGVQRSDLTSSPAKWKLWHFPSPMKVFRSSKTSKVIV comes from the coding sequence ATGGCGTGTCATGTAGCAGAGGAAGAAGCATGGAAATGTCCGAAACACCCCTCAAAGAGCCGGAGCAACGGCGTCTGCCCCAGCTGCCTCCGCGACCGCCTTGGCAGCCTCTGCCCCGTCTGCGCTAACGTACGTCCATGCGGTTGCGTTTCCAACACAACGTCGTCATCCTCCTCCTCCTCTTCCTCCTCCTTCTCGTTCTTCAACAACGGCGTCGACCTCAGCAACGCCTCTAACTTCTCCGAGGCTGAGCCGTCCTTCCGACGGTCCAGATCCGTCGCGATCCCCTTCCTCCGTTCCGATAGCCGTCGGATCAGTACGCCGTGGTTCCTGAGGAAAATCTCGACGAAGAAGAGCTACGAACTCGATCATGCCGGCAGCGATTATGAAAATATTGATAGAAACAACAGAATCAGATACTTGAAGGTGGTTACAAGATCCAGGTCAGTTAGCTCGGGGACGAGTAAGGCCGTGATTGCACCAGGTGTACAGAGATCCGACCTCACCTCTTCGCCGGCGAAGTGGAAGCTGTGGCATTTCCCAAGTCCAATGAAGGTTTTCCGGAGTTCCAAAACTTCCAAGGTTATTGTTTAA